The genomic window GTGCCCGCGGAGGTGCGCGAGCGGCTGCTCGCCCACGCGATCCGGGCGCCGTCGGCCGGGTTCACCCAGGGGTGGGCCTTCCTGGTCCTGGAGTCGGCGGAGGAGCGGGACCTGTTCTGGTCGGTGACGGCCGGTCCCGGGGCCCCGGACGCCTGGCTGACCCGCATGCGCCGCGCCCCGCTGCTCGTCGTCCCGCTCTCGTCGAAGGACGCCTACCTCGACCGCTACGCCGAGCCGGACAAGGGCTGGACCGACCGCGACCCCGCCGCCGTCGCTGCCCGCTGGCCGGTGCCCTACTGGGACGTCGACGCCGGGATGGCCGCGCTGATGATGCTGCTGACCGCCGTCGACGAGGGGCTGGGCGCCTGCCTGTTCGGGATCCCGGGCGAGCGGGTGGACGCCTTCCGGGCCGCGTTCGGGATCCCGCCGTCGCACCGGCCGGTCGGCGTCGTGTCCGTGGGCTACCCGGGCGACGGCGACCGGCGCTCCCCGTCGCTGAAGCGGGGGCGGCGGGGCGTGGACGAGGTCGTGCACCGGGGCCGGTGGTGAGCGGGCCGCCTGGTTGACTGCCCGCCCGTGACCGACACCTCGCGCGCCGTCCTCGTCACCGGTGGGTCCCGCGGCATCGGCCGGGCCATCGCCCGCGCCTTCGCCGGGCGTGGCGACCGGGTGGCCGTCCACTGGGGCACCTCCCGGGAGCGCGCCGAGGACGTCCTCGCCGGGCTGCCCGGGTCCGGCCACGCGCTCGTGCAGGCCGACATGGCCGACGCCGCGTCGGTCGGCGCGATGGTCGACGCCGCCGCCGAGGCGCTCGGCGGGCTCGACGTGCTGGTCAACAACGCCGGCGTCTTCGTGGCGTCCCCGCCGCTGACGTCGTCGTACGAGGAGTGGCAGGCCGTCTGGGCGCAGACCCTGGCGGTGAACCTGCTCGGCGCGGCCAACGCCACCTTCCGCGCCGTGCCGCACCTGCGGGCCGCCGGGGGTGGCGCGGTGGTGAACGTGTCGAGCCGCGGCGCCTTCCGGGGCGAGCCGCAGAACCCGGCCTACGGCGCCTCGAAGGCCGGGATGAACGCGTTCGCGCAGTCGATGGCCCTCGCGCTCGCGCCGCTGGGCATCTCGGTGACCTGCGTGGCGCCGGGCTTCGTGCAGACCGAGATGGCGCGCGAGGTGCTCGACGGGCCCGGCGGGGACGCGGTGCGCGCGCAGTCCCCGCTGGGCCGCGTCGCCCGGCCCGAGGAGGTCGCCTCGGCGGTGGTGTGGCTGGCCTCGCCGGAGGCGCGGTTCTCCACCGGGACGATCGTCGACGTGAACGGGGCCTCCTACCTGCGCAGCTGAGCGGGTCAGCCGCGGTGCGCGGCCGCCCAGTGCGGGTTGGTCATGAGGCCGAGCAGGTTGCCGAACGGGTCGGCCACCACGGCGGTGGCCCAGCCCTCGCCGCGCACGGTGGGCGGCTGCACGACGGCGGCGCCCGCGGACTCCATCCGCGCGACCGCGGCGGGCAGGTCGTCGACGTGCCAGTGGACGACGACGCCGGCCGGCTGCCCGGCGGTCCAGGTGGCGTAGCGGACGTCCATGACGCCGAGCTCGTCCTCGTCGTCGCCGATGCGGAACTCGACGTAGGCCGGCGGGCCCTCCAGGGGCCGGGTGAAGTAGGGCTCGGCGTCGAGCACGCCGGCGTACCAGCGGACCGCGGCGGGGACGTCGGCGGCGAGCAGGGTCACGGTGGCGAGGCCTCGGAGCACGGGAGGGTCCTTCCGTCGGGCGGTCCGCCGGCTGCGATCCGCTCGAGGACGACCCTGCCGGTCGAAGTGCTCACCTCCTGAGCACTTTGCGGGGCATCCTCTCCCGCGTGCGCGCCGACCGGCTGGTGGCCCTCCTCCTGCTGCTGCAGACGCGCGGCCGGGTCACGGCCGCCGAGGCGGCCGGTGAGCTGGAGGTCTCCGTGGCCACGGCCCGGCGGGACCTCGAGGCACTGGCGGCGGCGGGCGTGCCCGTCTACCCGCAGGCCGGGCGGGGCGGCGGCTGGCAGCTCGTGGGCGGTGCGCGCACCGACCTGACCGGGCTGTCCGCGCCGGAGGCCCGGGCGCTGTTCCTGCTGCTGGGCCCGGCGTCGTCGGCCGGCCCGGACGCCCGCGGCGCCCTGCGCAAGCTGCTGCGGGCGCTGCCGGGGACCTTCCGCGCGGACGCCGCGGCCGCGGCCGAGGCCGTCGTCGTCGACCCGGCGGGCTGGGGCGAGCGGGCGCGCGAGCGGCCGGAGGTGGCCCTGCTGCTCGACGCCGTCGTCGCCCGGCGGGTGGTGGAGTTCGACTACGCCGGCCGGGGTGGTGCGCCGGGCCGGCGGCGCGCGGAGCCGTGGGGGCTCGTGGACAAGGACGGCACCTGGTACCTGGTCGCCGGGACGCAGGCCGGGCGGCGCACGTTCCGCCTGGACCGGATGGGTGCGCCCGCGGTGACCGGGGAGGTGTTCGAGCGGCCCGCCGACCTCGACCTGCCCGGGGTGTGGGACGAGGTGGTCGGCGCGGTGGAGCGCTCCCGGTCGCTCGTGGCGGCGACCGTGCTGGCGCCCGGGCGGCTGGTGCCGGTGCTGCTCGACCGGTTCGGCCGGCACTGCACGGTCGAGGACGCGGCCGTGCACGGGCCGGACGCCGACGGGCACGTGCGGCTGCGGGTGGCCGCGCACACGGCGCGGTCGGTCGCCGAGCAGCTGGCCGGCTTCGGCGGTGTACTGCAGGTGCTGGGCCCGCCCGCCGTCCGCGCCGAGCTGGCGGCCCTCGGCGCCGAGCTGGTCGAGCGCCACGGCGGTGCATGAGAGCGCCCTCATCGCGCTCTCACCGCCGCGTCACCGGCGGTCCCCAGGGTGGGCCGGTGGACACCTCGCTGCTGCCCCCGACCGCCGTGCCGCCGTCGTGGCCGCCGTCCCTGCGGGTGCTGCTGGGAGAGCCGGCGGCGGGCTCGACGCGCTGCCCGCGGTGGGCACCGCCCGGCGCGGCGCGACCGACCCGGTCCCGCGGGTCCGGGCGCACGCGACCGTCTCCGTGACCCCCGGGTGAGACGCGGATGAGAGCACTCTCATCCGACCGGCTCGGCGAGCGCCGTCAGAACGGCGGTGGGTGCGTCCCCCCGGCCGCGGACGGTGGTGCGCCTGCCCGGACCGGCGGCGCGTCGACCACGCGCGGCGGATCGGTGACCCGGGTGACGCCCGAGGGCGTGGTCACCTCCAGCCGGCCGCCGGGCAGCATCCGGAAGCGCCAGCCGCGGGCGTGCGTCTTGAGCCGGTGGTGCCGGCGGCACAGGCAGCACAGGTTGTCGCAGGTCGTGGCCCCGCGCGGCCAGGGGACGCAGTGGTCGAGGTCGGTGCGGCCCACCCGGCGCGTGCACTGCGGATGCCGGCACCGGCGGTCGCGGATGGCGGTGAACCGCCGCTGTCCCGTGCGCGGCCGGTAGTGCGGGGTGCCGGGAGGGCGCCGCAGACCCGCCTCGCGGGCCCCCCGCTCGACGGCCCGCCGGGTCCCCACGGCCACCAGGTCCCCGGCCCCGTCGTGGACGGCGAACTCGAGGCTGCCGCCCTCCGGACGCCGCAGGCCCAGCGCGCCGGCCTCCGCCAGGAGCGCGCGGCACTGCGCCCCGCTCACGGGGTGGCCGTCGACCTCCGCCGGCCCGTCCCCGCCCCGCAGCGTGGACAGCTGCGCGTGGACGACGAGCGAGACGCCCACCGCGGGGCGCCGCTCCCAGGGCCGCAGCACGAGGTCGCGGAGGACCGCGGTGCGCAGCTGACCGATCGGCCGCGCGTCGCCGGCGGCGCGCAGCTGGCGCGCCCAGCCGTCGATGGCCGTGCCACACGCAGCGGCCTCGGGCAGCGGCAGGTCGGCCATCAGCCGGCCCATCCCGTCCTCCGTCGCCCACCAGCGGACGTCGGCGGCGGAACGGGCCCGCTGGTGGCGCCGCTCGCGCGCCTCGGGGTCGAGCCGGTCGATGCGCCGACGGAGGGCGTCCCGCAGCCCACCCGGTGTCCGGCCTCCCGCCCGGGGCAGCACGTCGGTCTCCACGCGCGCGGCGAGGTCGGCGTCGAGCGGCTCGAGCAGGTCGACGACGGCGTCGGCGTGCGCCTCGTCGATCTCGCCGCGGCGCAGCGCCTCCAGCGTGGCGAGGAACCGGGTGGTCAGCGCCAGCGACGTCCGGATCAGCCGCCCGGCCCGGCGTTCCCCGTAGGGGTGGACGAGGGCCAGCTCGCACGGCAGCCACTCGCTGACGTCCATGACCTCGGGGACGGCCGGGCCCGGCTCGGCGGGGCGCTGCGCGGCCAGCAGCCCGACCAGCTCGGCGCGGTCGGCGGCCAGCGCGGCGGCGCGGCGCTCGCCCAGCTGCAGCAGCCGGACGATCCACCGGTCGGGCAGCGCCGCCCGCTCGGGACTGCCCGGCGGGCAGGCGGCGGCGATGAACTCGTCGGTGGACGGCAGGTCGTCGAGCGCCGCGACCAGCTCCTCCCGGGACACCGGCGTGCCGTCGTCGGCGAAGCAGCCGAGGGACCGGACGACCCCGTCGGCGGACACCTCCGCACACTCGAACACGTGTACGAGAGTAGCGGTTCCGGTCGGGTACGGCGCGGTGGATCCCCAGGTCAGCAGCCGGTCCACAGCTTCCCGGGGCCTAGCCGAGGTCGGTCGTCGCGCCCACGACCACGAGGCCGGAGCCGGGGCTGCCGGCCGAGTCGACCCCGGGTGGGCGCGGCTCGTAGCCGGGCAGCCGGGTCAGCCCGTCGCTGCCGTCGACCACCCGCAGGGCCAGCGGCCCGTCCCCGTCCACGGTGAACGTCGCCTCGACGCCCCGGGCGGCGGCGCGTGGAAGGTCACCGCGAGCCGGTCCTCCCCCAGCGCGTCGGCGGGGACGTCGCGCGCCTGCAGCCGGGCCGCGCTGACCGTGCCCCCGGGAGCGGTCAGGCCGAGCACGACCAGCCGGACGTCGCGCTGGGGGGTGACCCGCACGGTGACCGTGCGCTGCCCGCCGGAGGACCGGTCGTCGAGCACCTCGACCGCCGACGCCGGCAGGGCGGCGACCTCCGCGGGCCCGGCCGCCACCGCCCGCCCGCCCAGGTGGGGGTAGTCGTGCGGCAGCGTCCGCGGCGTGCCGACGTAGCGCGCGGTGTACTCCCCCGGCTGCTCCTCCGTGCTGGCCCACCACGCCTCGCCGGTGTCGGCCTCCAGCGCGTACACCAGCTGGCTGGGCACCGGGTGCTGCTGGTCGAAGCGGTCCACGGCCAGCCCGACCGCCGTCAGCAGGACGGCCAGGACCACGGCGGCACCCGGCACCGCGAGCGCCCGCAGCAGCGCCGGCCCGGCCGGGAAGAGCCCCTCCAGCGCCGGCAGCAGGGCCAGCGCGAGCAGCGTCGCGACCACCGCCGGGGCGGCACCGCCGGCCAGCCCGAGCGCCGGGAACAACAGCGCCACGGCGGGCGCCAGGACGACGACCGCGACCGCCCCCGCTGCCAGCGCACCGAGCAGGTGCACCGGCCGGGGCAGCAGCCCCGCCAGCACACCCGCGAGCGCCGGGAGCGCGGCCAGGTAGGACCCGCCGGGCGCGAGCGCGGCGAGGACGACCGCGAGGGCGGCGAGCAGCACCAGCGCCCCGGTCCGCAGCGCGGCCGCGCCCAGGCGGCGGCGCAGCAGCGCGTACCAGGCCAACACCACGACGGCGACCAGCGCGACCGCCGCCAGCCGGAACCAGCCCGGCCGCCACGGGTCGGTCATCGAGGCGTACGCGGGACGGACGAGCACCAGCACCCGCCACAGCCCGACGACCGCCAGCGGCGCGAGCGCCAGCGGCACCAGCGCGGCGACCGTCCCGAGCAGCGTCCGCGGCAGCGACGACCCGCGGCGCCGGTCCACCACCGCCAGGACAACGACGCCGAGCACCGCGGCCCCGGCCAGCGGCCACACCAGCGACCCGGGGTAGCGGACGAGCCCGGTCGGCAGCGGGAAGTACGTGGCGTCGCCGTCGCCGGGCCGGGCGAGGTCGGTGAGGTCGGCGTCGCCCAGCTCCCGGGCGAGCGCCAGCGTGTTGTCGCCGAGCGCCTGCAGGGTCCCCCGGTCCAGCCGCGAGGGCGTGTCCTGCGGGGTGTGGTACGCCGCTCTGCCGTCGATGAAGGCGGTGTCCAGGCCGGTGAAGCCGTCGGCGAGCAGGACGCTGAGGTCGGTGTCGTCGGACAGCCTCCGGTAGACCTCGACGGCGAAGCTGGTCGCCACCGGGTGCGGCACGGCGGCGGCGTAGCGCTCGGCCAGCCCGGCGTTGCCGAGCGACGTCTCGGAGGTGATCGGCGGGCCGGTGGTGCCGCGGGCCCCGAGGTTGAGCACCACGCCGCCCTCACCGGCGAGCGGGTGGCTCTCCGTGAACGCCTCCGCGCCGCACAGGCACGCCTCCTCGGCGTCGGTGAGCAGCACCACGACGTCGTTGCGCAGCGGCTCGCCCGCGGTCAGCGCCCGCACCGTCTCCAGGAGCGTCGCCACGCCGGCGGCGTCGCCACTGGCACCCGGCCCGGTCTCCACCGAGTCCGAGTGCGCCACGAGGAACAGCCGCCCGGTGCTGTCGGTGCCCGGCAGCACCGCGACGACGTTGCGCACCCGCGCCATCTCCGCCTCCCCGGCCCGGACGGCCGGGTGCCGACGGCGTTCTGCACGCGGGTGTCGAGCCCCAGCCCGCCGAGCGTGGCGACCAGGCCGTCGACGACGCGGTCGTGCGCCGGGCTGCCCGTCACGTGCACCTCCCCGGCGATCTCCTCGACGTGCGCGAACGCCCGGCCGGCGCTGAACGACGCCGCGGGCGCGTCCGCCGCGACGGGCGCCGGAGGGCCCAGCGCCAGCACGCTCCACGCCGTCAGCCCGGCCAGCAGGACCAGGACGGCCAGCGACCCGAGCAGCCGCCCGCGGCTCTCGGGCGCGGGGGCGGGCGGGCGCGACGCGGGCAACGGGTCCTCCTCGACCGGGGGGCGGGCCGCGTCACCCTAGGGGCGCGGGGAGGACACTCCGGGGATGCCGGCCGGTGCGCTCCCCCGTCGCGCCGGGCGGCGGACCGACCTCGGCCTGCTCGCGCTCCTGCTCGTCGCGGGGGCGTCGGGAGTGCTCGCCTTCGGCGTCGGGACGCCGCTGCCCTCCCGCGCGGTAACCGCCGTCCACGGTGCCGCCGGCCTCGGGCTGCTGCTGCTCGTCCCGTGGAAGGCCGTGGTCGTCCGGCGCTCGTGGGCGCGGACCCGCGGCCGGCGCGACCCGACCGCCGCGTGGGCCCTCGTGGTCCTGGTCGCGCTGACCGTCGTCACCGGGGTGCTGCACACCGTCGCCGGCACGACGGTGGCCGGGGTGGGCGTGCTGCAGGTGCACGTGGCCGCCGCCGTCGGCACGGCCGCCCTGGTGGTGGTGCACGCCGTCGGCAGCCGGCAGCGTCCGCGGCGCAGCGACGCCTCGCGCCGCGCCCTGCTGCAGACCGGCGGGCTCGCCGTCGGAGCGGCCGCGTTGTGGGGTGCCACCGAGGGCGGCCTGCGGCTCACCGGGGCGCCGGGCGCGCGGCGGCGCGGCACCGGCTCGCACGAGCGCGGCAGCGGCGACCCCGACGCCATGCCGGTCACCCAGTGGTTCACCGACGCGGTGCCCGCGGACGGCGACGGCGCCGTCGACCTCGTCGCCGGCGGGCGCACCACGCGGCTGCGGCGGCGGGACCTCGACCGCGGCGACACCGTCGAGGCCGTCCTCGACTGCAC from Geodermatophilus normandii includes these protein-coding regions:
- a CDS encoding SDR family NAD(P)-dependent oxidoreductase; this encodes MTDTSRAVLVTGGSRGIGRAIARAFAGRGDRVAVHWGTSRERAEDVLAGLPGSGHALVQADMADAASVGAMVDAAAEALGGLDVLVNNAGVFVASPPLTSSYEEWQAVWAQTLAVNLLGAANATFRAVPHLRAAGGGAVVNVSSRGAFRGEPQNPAYGASKAGMNAFAQSMALALAPLGISVTCVAPGFVQTEMAREVLDGPGGDAVRAQSPLGRVARPEEVASAVVWLASPEARFSTGTIVDVNGASYLRS
- a CDS encoding VOC family protein — translated: MLRGLATVTLLAADVPAAVRWYAGVLDAEPYFTRPLEGPPAYVEFRIGDDEDELGVMDVRYATWTAGQPAGVVVHWHVDDLPAAVARMESAGAAVVQPPTVRGEGWATAVVADPFGNLLGLMTNPHWAAAHRG
- a CDS encoding nitroreductase family protein, which produces MEFADVVRRRRMVRDYDPDRPVPAEVRERLLAHAIRAPSAGFTQGWAFLVLESAEERDLFWSVTAGPGAPDAWLTRMRRAPLLVVPLSSKDAYLDRYAEPDKGWTDRDPAAVAARWPVPYWDVDAGMAALMMLLTAVDEGLGACLFGIPGERVDAFRAAFGIPPSHRPVGVVSVGYPGDGDRRSPSLKRGRRGVDEVVHRGRW
- a CDS encoding molybdopterin-dependent oxidoreductase, which codes for MPAGALPRRAGRRTDLGLLALLLVAGASGVLAFGVGTPLPSRAVTAVHGAAGLGLLLLVPWKAVVVRRSWARTRGRRDPTAAWALVVLVALTVVTGVLHTVAGTTVAGVGVLQVHVAAAVGTAALVVVHAVGSRQRPRRSDASRRALLQTGGLAVGAAALWGATEGGLRLTGAPGARRRGTGSHERGSGDPDAMPVTQWFTDAVPADGDGAVDLVAGGRTTRLRRRDLDRGDTVEAVLDCTGGWFAVQEWRGVRLDRLLAGLDLPDGGSVDVVSVTGYRRRLPLADAGWLLLATHCAGRPLSAGHGAPVRLVAPGRRGYWWVKWVRRVEVVDAPWWLQPPVPLQ
- a CDS encoding HNH endonuclease signature motif containing protein, with translation MFECAEVSADGVVRSLGCFADDGTPVSREELVAALDDLPSTDEFIAAACPPGSPERAALPDRWIVRLLQLGERRAAALAADRAELVGLLAAQRPAEPGPAVPEVMDVSEWLPCELALVHPYGERRAGRLIRTSLALTTRFLATLEALRRGEIDEAHADAVVDLLEPLDADLAARVETDVLPRAGGRTPGGLRDALRRRIDRLDPEARERRHQRARSAADVRWWATEDGMGRLMADLPLPEAAACGTAIDGWARQLRAAGDARPIGQLRTAVLRDLVLRPWERRPAVGVSLVVHAQLSTLRGGDGPAEVDGHPVSGAQCRALLAEAGALGLRRPEGGSLEFAVHDGAGDLVAVGTRRAVERGAREAGLRRPPGTPHYRPRTGQRRFTAIRDRRCRHPQCTRRVGRTDLDHCVPWPRGATTCDNLCCLCRRHHRLKTHARGWRFRMLPGGRLEVTTPSGVTRVTDPPRVVDAPPVRAGAPPSAAGGTHPPPF
- a CDS encoding helix-turn-helix transcriptional regulator, with protein sequence MRADRLVALLLLLQTRGRVTAAEAAGELEVSVATARRDLEALAAAGVPVYPQAGRGGGWQLVGGARTDLTGLSAPEARALFLLLGPASSAGPDARGALRKLLRALPGTFRADAAAAAEAVVVDPAGWGERARERPEVALLLDAVVARRVVEFDYAGRGGAPGRRRAEPWGLVDKDGTWYLVAGTQAGRRTFRLDRMGAPAVTGEVFERPADLDLPGVWDEVVGAVERSRSLVAATVLAPGRLVPVLLDRFGRHCTVEDAAVHGPDADGHVRLRVAAHTARSVAEQLAGFGGVLQVLGPPAVRAELAALGAELVERHGGA
- a CDS encoding M28 family peptidase, which codes for MARVRNVVAVLPGTDSTGRLFLVAHSDSVETGPGASGDAAGVATLLETVRALTAGEPLRNDVVVLLTDAEEACLCGAEAFTESHPLAGEGGVVLNLGARGTTGPPITSETSLGNAGLAERYAAAVPHPVATSFAVEVYRRLSDDTDLSVLLADGFTGLDTAFIDGRAAYHTPQDTPSRLDRGTLQALGDNTLALARELGDADLTDLARPGDGDATYFPLPTGLVRYPGSLVWPLAGAAVLGVVVLAVVDRRRGSSLPRTLLGTVAALVPLALAPLAVVGLWRVLVLVRPAYASMTDPWRPGWFRLAAVALVAVVVLAWYALLRRRLGAAALRTGALVLLAALAVVLAALAPGGSYLAALPALAGVLAGLLPRPVHLLGALAAGAVAVVVLAPAVALLFPALGLAGGAAPAVVATLLALALLPALEGLFPAGPALLRALAVPGAAVVLAVLLTAVGLAVDRFDQQHPVPSQLVYALEADTGEAWWASTEEQPGEYTARYVGTPRTLPHDYPHLGGRAVAAGPAEVAALPASAVEVLDDRSSGGQRTVTVRVTPQRDVRLVVLGLTAPGGTVSAARLQARDVPADALGEDRLAVTFHAPPPGASRRRSPWTGTGRWPCGWSTAATG